CACATGAAATATATTACAAGATTTTGTCGCTCTCACAGAACAAAGATCAACGTGCAACCACCTGGCTATgacctcttttaaaaaaaattctctgaTGTATTACTTATTGCTCAGCCTAGCAGCtgaaccttttttaaaatatctgaattgaaaataaaacattcacagaCGCTCTCAAGTGTGCAACAGATGCATTGACCGAAACATCTGCAGCTCAAGCACTCTTGTCTAATAGCAGCCATATTTTACATAGCAACAATTCCTGGCCTCAAAGAACCTAATTCCAGTACTGTGAATAAAAACCCTTCGGTTTTCTGGCCTGTGCTGCCACTGCCTCAAACTTCCTCTTTCCTCAGCAGCAGTGTAGTTAACTGAGACTGTTCACAGTCTCCAGCACTGTggatgagaagagaaacagactgtagaagGAGCATAAATGCCTGTTTTCATGACAAAGAACTTGCTATTGCTGCTTAAGCTACCacccacataaacacactgcaaAATCTAAAAGTAAGGAAGAAAACAGTGAAACTCTCGCTTACAAGAGGGTCAGTTTCACATCAGAGGGCCTTTAACCTCCCCACTAGTAGATTCTAGAGACTTGGCTCCCTCTAGAGGTGAAAAACAAGAACTTGCCAAACTGACTGCTTCTGTGGCAAAGGAGCTGCTCGAGTAAAAACGTGTGACTagagaaaatgtttaatttttactgATGTGATTTCACAATTTTTAtttctcagatttttttgttttgtttttaccaaCAGCAAAGTCACATTTCATCAAATAATCTGCAAACTAAAGTTAATATATTGacagattattttcttcttcactgaTAGTTTACTTCCATAGTTTTTCTATCCATAACAGAGCTGTTGACTGATTTCACATTCAGAGCATGATTGACTAAATATGTGAGAGGCTATATTAACATTATCACAGGAACTTCTGCTGTCGTTTACGCAGTGGTATGCAATTTATATAATATtgctgttaaaaatgttcagctcAACAATGAGCATATGTTACTTTAATGTAGTGAAACTTCTTGATGCAGCTGTCAGCTCTACTTAAATTTTCTTTTGACATGTTATCAGGGGAGAGCGCGaacgcagtcccccactaccagaaattatgcagtcgagattcccacatttggggaattcgcaggggtcagcacaaccggagtgcaatggctgagcctcgccctgggtgaaccaccttcttgatcatggtatctcccctgccaggtaagtatgagttgtacatctcagaggcagggacctctttcacacacataccATGTTGATGGATGGTGCAATCTATACTATCTAGAAATGACCAGAACCACAGGTTGTACAAAAGGGTGTGTATATCTGCAGGACCTTAATAtagaaaatacagttttgtaCTGAGGCTGACAatgattatttacattttacttgaTAATTAATGGTCATCATGCAATGCTGTATTCCCACACGTTAACCTAAAACCTCAAATTGTATCTATTCTACCTCCAACAAATGAGCATTAGCCTAACAGTACGTCTGAGCCTTACAAAAGAGCCTTAGTTTAAACAATACTGCATTCAGATGtttgatttacatttaaaattcagagaaaataataaaagacacaaatcacATGTTCCCCCACCCCCGTCACATTacaaccacttcctgtttctttgttCACTGCTAGTGTCAACTGACCCTCCTGATACTGCCACCTATTTGTCTGGAGGGTGAACGACAGCACAGGTGTGTGGCTGCAGGTCTTTATTCAACAAATCAAGAGCAAATCTGATTAATAAACCATTTCAAGACTAAGTTCAGTTGATTAAGTAAGTTTAGCCTGGTGTGCTCCTGATGGGTTGGAAGGAATACCTGACTTTGGACGTGCCTGATGTATTATAATACACaaacattataaccttcatgaagggAGGTTTCATTGCAGGACTGTTGcattagactgcattagtttaAGCTAGCTGAACTAGTATACACTTAAATGATTGTTTATCTATATATAAAGTAGGTTCCTTTGTATATGGCaaagcaataaaataaagtgcacaCATAGACTGTCTCTTATGTTGTGAAACTGCAAACCACCATGCAGTGAGGACTTCCACTGTGAACTAGAGTAATGAAGCCTTTACAACACTGATACAATCCAATCAATCACTACAAGGACTTAATAAATGGATATTTCACATTGTTGTCAAATATGGAATGCAGTTGCATTCATATAACATGACACCACTCTGCAGAGGACGGGTCTGATTGCAGTCAAATCTTTTGGCCACTAGATGGTGCACTGAGCTTGAAGGCAAAGCCCCACTGCAGCTGCAATATCACTAGACTGCTGGAGGAATATTAACACAGCAGCATTCACAATGAGGTAAATAACAACAGCAAATCACTATAATATAACGAAAGTGTACTAAAATCCTTACATTTCAGCCACCAAAATTATTTTTAGACATTGAGAGGGGGGTGCACCGGTCCTGGAAGTACTGCAATACCaggtcgatgcgtggagtggACGGAGCAAGCCCCTATTCCATCTCCCTATTccaaaaatcaatttaatatATGGTCCCCGGGTAGGGGAcgtatcagatattaaactgataagaacagatactacacttgatcttagccaaaaggccgagaagcgataCTGAACAACTGACAGAGGAGAGGTAGTGACTCCCGTTAACGTCAGTCTACCTCATGGTTTGAGACTTGAGCTAAAACTTTTTGCATCACCATACAAGACAGGAAAATGTGCATTTCAGATAATGTACCACTGGTGCCGATTTGCAGCGATATTACcattaaatcataaaaaactAGCGTTCGCAAACGCACCTTCTCGCTGCGTTCAGGGCACGTGGTGCGCTCTCGGCCAATAGGAAGCTGAAgattaaaaacatcacatttcccTTCACAGACGCATTTAACATATTAATATATGCAACTGTGTGTTAACATCCCTTCAGTGTAACTCGATGACGCACACTGAACTTCAGCGTTTGAGGAGAATAATGTTTTTACGCTTTAATAACGTTACTCAGTTCACAGCAACAggttcagctcctcctccagcagaggaGAGTCACTGCACGTTGCGCTTCACGGCCTGTAGTCTCAAGCATGAACACCGAGCAATGCAATCCTTCTTCGGTTAAAGTTTACCGGAGACACCATGCTCTGCTGCTCATTCAAGACAGAAACAATAACCACTCCGTAAAATCGGTGGTATAATGAAAATGATGCCATTCGGCCATTACGGTGACGCCACTTACAAACTATCAGTTTCAAAATGGCGGACAACGTTTGCGGAGTCCTCAAACGGCTACACGCAGATGCAACTGactgacatttttggtcaacaataataacacaagTTAAATGGCAGTGTACTGCTTTGTTAATTACATATACAGAACACGTCTCCTGTGACAAACATAGACTTGAATTTTGAAGAAATTCGCTGCAACTTCACATTGCTAACATGGTAGTTAACGGTCACTCGGCTAATCACAGCACGTCCAGCGGTCAAAAGTAGCGGACAGCAATTTCCAAGCGTTGACACGATATTCTGTCTTCAATAAATTTAATGTTAGACGGGTAAAATTAACTCACCGAAGTTTTCCTCTACTTTTCTAGCCTCCTTTAGTGAAGTAATCCGGTGACAGTCGACGGCTGCAGCTACACGATGATGTAAGATGGCGTCTCGAACTTGCGCTTGACCCCGCGAGGAAGGAGCCGTGTGCAGATACAGGCCGCGCGCAGAGAGAAGGGGGCGTGGTCAAGAGCCTGAACCCGGTCATTGAGCTAATTACACTGAAATCAATTATAAACATCAAAGACAACTTTATTTCGTGAAAACGTTTATGTAGCCAACAATGTAGCCTTCTTTGGCCTAAATTAATATCGCTGcattcttaatttttttaattaaaattcaaGCTTTactaacttttaaaaaaaatctttattttctaatatGAAGCATACAAATgaacagaaacaataaatattaatagGAGCAAAAGAGCAATTATCAACAAGGTGATTTGTGTAGCTAATATAGCCAATAATTGACAGTCAAGCAATCCGATTACAGAGTATTACATATAtaacaatgatgatgataaaataataataataataataataataataaataacataaaagatTCATAAAACAATCTGCCTATAATAGTTGACAATtctagttttggttttaaatcAACATGTAGTatctaattaaaataaaaggctGATTTTCTATTGTTTCCCACCTACAAGCCATAGAGAGTATAGTCTACATGGATATAAACGGCATACAGACAATATGTGACAGAGTGTAATGCATTTTACATTCTAACTAAAAGGGTGGgggacttttatttattttgtacttttgtattttgtgttcaTACTATGGAATGGAcattataaattattataatgtaaaaatgattcaaatgtaaaattgagGATTATAATTTAGAGTataatgtattttctttctgtggTATTGCTGATATTCTGGATTATTAGGATAGGCAAAAACAAAGCCTCGtggaaaaacaatattattttgATAGTCTTTAATTTGGCCCTTCAAAATAATTTCCCTACTGAGATAAACCTGTCAAATGTAGTTCTCTGATCTTAATCAAGATCGATCTATCCATCTAAGATGTCTTTAAAGAtggttgacattttttaaaatcaatcagtTATTAATATGTTGTGAGGACTACACAAGCACTGAATTAAGCAGACATCTTGATCAGCCTTCTAAATGAAAATGTCCGTTAACTGATTGTGTTCACCGTGTGTTAGTGTTTCTCAGTGCATATGTGTGAATacacacttcctgttggacaTGTTTTACCAGGTGAGTCACGCCAGGTATAGCAGGTGATTCAGCCTATCCTGTTGCAGATAGTAGATAGTATGTCTGCGTATACAGGTGAGTGTTTGTTGGGCAGGAAGGGAGGAGGTGGTAGTAAGTAAATTGAGaaggatatgtgtgtgtttgctctatAGCTTTATTCCcctcgagtgtgtgtgtgtgtgtgtgtgtgtgtgtgtgtgtgcagggggtGTGGTTATGTGTGAGATCACAGATCACTGTTTGCTCAGTAATCGCTGGCTCAACCTGTCTGATAGGTGTGGGCTGGCTGGCACTGACTTGCACAGGTATGAAGACAAGTCCAGCGCAGTCCTGAAAGAGGAGGGAAACTACAGGCACTTCGTTTTCTCACAAAAATAAGGAGGACACCTCACACAGAGATACACCTGTATAAAGGACGGTGAAAGAGGAAACCCTGGGAACGAGGAGAGGCTGTTTTGaaaggagaaagacaaagaggaggatATTTCAGGATGTAAAATTACCCCGGAGGAGATTCTTATACTGCGGTTCGACCAATGGGTCTGGGATCCCAATGTGGCATTTCAGGCTCTGGGATGTTCAAGATGTCGCTGTGTTTCTCAGCATCGCATTATACATGTGTCACCTAGGTAAGCCTTCGTACACGTTTACATACACGATTCTTCTCCAAACACCTCATATCTCTGTCGACTGTTGTGTTTGACAGCATGCCTTTATCAGGACCAAATACACAGAATGAGGAGCCTTTTCAGATAGAACTTGCAATATTTTCTCCTGGTCCACACCAAGAAGTCCCAGCACACCAGAGAAAACTTGAATCTTGAAGAAAATACAAAGGAAATGGCAACTGATGTCATTACAAATTGAAGTCTTCTATGCCACGTCCAGCTTCTTTGCTAAAGACGGACACATCAGAGCTGTCATTAGGTCATAAGCTAATTCATAATTAGATtatttcacacagaaacatgctgaaaaacaaacaaaaaatctaGTATCCATGTGATGAAGTCTATTGCGTAATCTTATTTGTGACATCTGGCACTTTTGTTTCCCACACTGCCTTGTCTCTTAGTCAGCAGTGGTATTCTCAGGTCGAATTCCTCACCTGTGCCTCATTAAGCAAACGTCACCAGCAGAACCAGATCTCACACTGAGAAACGGCTGTAAAAATATAAGATGAGTGGCGGCCAGAAGTCACAAGTCACAGGtcacaatttcaaaatgttacttcTGAGCTTGTTCGACAAGTTTCATACCTCCAGCGAGCACAGAACGGCACATTTCTGTCTGCATGTGGAATTTGATGCAAATGAGTCACAGTGTTTCCAGCAGCTGTGACCTATTGTGCACTGAGATGCAAAACCTGTGAGGTTAAATAGTTTCTTTTTATGGGGCTGCGTTGAGTCATACACTGAAATGAGTTCTGCTGTAAATACTGTCCTGTCTGTGTGAAGGTTGAACAGTAACTAACAGTGTAAAAGGTAACGATGTTTATCAGGCAGTGTgcaataaagtacatttactgttgttactgtacAAGTTTGagatactttacttgagtatttccatttttttgctacttttacttacttttttgctatttttttcttcaaaaactTACTTGcttgttactttgcaggttGCACGCTGCATCGGAGCCAAAgtagtacatttttaaattaattcaattgGCAAtaggattaaaaacaaacaatgatcatagtatacagtatatacataccTGTAAATTcctgtataatttacttttactatacttttgatacttcataGTAACCATCATTACCTCCACGAAGGAGGTGATGTTTTTCGCCAGAGTCCGTTTGTAGGTcggtttgtcggcaggattacacaaaaactactcaacagatttccaccaaacttggatggaggatgagtttCTGTCCAGAAGAGACCACGTTAACTTTTGTTGTGGATTTTGATAAAGAGACagattcaggattttttttctcacattctttaacattgtgacaTATGGCGTGTTTTgtggacattttcattaatttctcagtgaATAATGTATGGATAgtaaattaaagtttaatcagctatcaaattatcatttttttaatgatggttgttataaagtgttaccaaagtTACTTTagatacttaaatacatttgatatcagatactttaagacttctaCCCAAGTACTTTTTGTATTGGTGAGTTTCACTTTTACTAGAGTCATGCTTTCACAAAgtgtgttctgtctgtctgtctgtaattcATTGTCTCTTTGATAATACTGCATTCTCATCTGTTCACATCTACATACACGAGCTCAGGATCTAACATCTCTGTCCTCACATCTCTTTCACTTCTGAAGCCGGAGCCATCTCCATCCACTCTCCCCAGAGGAGCCTCACCAGGTCAGTGCAGGaggatgtgtttttctctgtggatGTGAACTGCAGTGGGATCCACACCATACAATGGACCTTTATGTCAGGGGTGGTGAGCCGCACCATAGGCACTTGGCAGCCGGGGGTGTACACCAACATAACGGCGGACTACAGCAGCAGAGTGCAGCCCTACAACAATGGCTCTATGGGCCTGTCAGACCTGCGGCTGCAGGACGGTGGATACTACGTGATCACTGTCACAGACACGGCAGGAAACAGTAAGGACGCCGGTCATGTCCTGAAAGTGAACGGTGAGTGGGCCTGAACTCCTGTGTATGTCACTCCTACAGCAAATAGCTTAGAGTGCTGCAGTTTGGAAAACCTTGTTCGACCACATTTCTTCTGCCGTCACAGCCTCGAGTCGTAGGTGTCAGGAAATATGCAGAACCCGCTTTTAAACTGTTACAACTGCTGCCTAGCAACAGCAAATCAGACGAGAATAAACAGCAACAACGAGtcaaacatttcagaaaactggAATGGCACTCATTAGAGAGTATACCTCAGCCAAGGCCCAACACATTTGATTCAATAAAGCCTATATTTGAATCCAGATCTTTAAGGATCAGCGTCAGTTTACTGACTCATAGGTACcagcattattccctgagaaatgaaccaaaatgtcacacaatgttaaagaaactgaaaacagtTCCAGGAACCATcactttatccagatctgcaccataAGTTaagctgagacccatcctccatcaaagtttcatggaaatccattgaGTCGATTGTTTGTAATATTGCTGACAAATGGGTGAagacataacctccttggtggaggaaaAGAGAGTCCAGTGAgagccatcatctcctcacctccacgctgatggaaagtcaggtgaagtttcatcgtccacaaatcatttctggagcttcacagcaacacagtatttcagcattctgctaaacaactgaagtagctggagacttgttgtaaaatataaaattacaactgaaaatataaataaaatggctccacacagctggtccgatgtaatccaagtctctgaaagctCCAGGACCCAACATTGattttaaacactgtttttctgtgaagccaaaacatttttCGTAGACTACTGAACTTCATTCAACTTTCCCTCAGCGTGTGGTCGAGTAGATAAATGAACTGTTCCTCTCGGCAGCCTGACTGCGTGTGCCTTGCTCAACAGCAATGTGGTAACAGTTCCTGGGGTAATAGAAAAACCGCTGCCCTGATTTCACAGTCTCGTCTGTGGATTATTAGAAGCAGACTTGTTCCTGGAAGGTGCCAGTTTGATCTCAGCTTCCAGGTGTTAATGTTGAATGCTGCGTACCTCCACTGTATATTTGGGGGACACGACCCCCTCTAAGAATGTGTAGTTACGCCCTGGTGTGTATGTCACAGTGTTTTCTCCAAGAGGAGGctctcagtgaaaacaaaacaaaacccgGCAGCCTTCCACATATGGAGGCATTTATGACTTCCAGGTCAGTCAGTTCAGGACCTGTGGAGGCAGTAAAAGTCATTTTGAACTTTATATGTGCTTTTATTCAAGCTGAGTTTATCATCGTTACTGATCAGTAAACAATCAGATCATTTGTCTGTCCATCTTTGATAAACAACACAATCTGATGTGGGATTCTGGTGTTAAAGGATGACAcaagaatataataataatatagtatatatatatatatttatacactgtAAGATCATGTTATTTATGACTTTGACATAAGAATGAAAATACTTTTAGTTCTTACCATTCTTAACATTTAACCACAGTAATTGTTTTCCTGATACTGAACTACCTCGTCTCTGTATTACACAAGCTGCATTCCtaccatgtttgttttgtggaaAGTATTCTTTTGAAGTAAATATGATTGTCTCTGTCCTGCAGAGGTGCTGTATGAGGATCTCcagtacctgtctgtctctgccttaGCACTGGCCTGTCTCGTCGGCCTGCTCATGCTGGCCATGTGGCTACTAGACAAGGTCTACAGGAAGATAGTGGCATGGAGACGCAGGAAACAGATGCCAGGTAAAGCACCAAGAAAAATACTTCTCTAAAgtattaaaatatatacagaaacATCTCAAATGAATATGAGAGGTTTGTTTGCTGTGGACTTCATAGTTTACTCagtctttcttctctttgctGCATCATTGTGTTAATTGTATAAATGTGGCTCGATGGGCGTGACTGTGGCTTAAAGTTATCCATTATGTCTCAAGTATGGGTGTGTTAGAGTACAAAGGTCTGTGAAGCTCTATTATAGTGTTGTACACCGGTGTGCTGTGCTAACTTTAGTTTCTGTATTGACAAGTTTAATTCCTCCTTTGTGCAGAAAATGAtgcaacagagctgcagcctctTTGATGGACGTCTGGTACCCACAACATGACGACACGGCAGACTGTTCATCACACGTGCCAGTGCTGCAATAAGGACTACTTTTTAAGATTTAGGTAAAACAACAGTCTTTCTTTTAGTTCAAAAAGTTACTTACAGCCAGGAAGATGGCTCGCCAGCTATGTAAAAaacttgtttacattttgtattgAATACATATGGATTTCTCACTGCTGAATACACAGGATTGAATGTAAATATATCACTGATGAGAATGTAAAacaatacatactgtatttattgtCAAATGAATTGTGTGATTTTCTTTACAACAATTTTCCAAACTTGAATCTTGAATGTTgagggcggctgtggctcaggtggTAGAGCAGGTCGTCCATTAATCGGAGGTTGGCACGAATATTGAGGGGCGGTCCCGACGAGGAGATCGGCACCTTGCGTGGTAGCTTGTGGCATCAGTGtctgaatgggtgaatgtgttgtaaagcactttgacaGGTCGGTTGTAGTGTTGTCAGAAATATccattctgaatatttgaaaccaGCTGACACACGCAGCGCTGCAGTGTCATCATTcctcacaataaaaacacactgaagtccTTAGAAAATATCTTATTTATAGCTTGAACATTATGATGATATAAATCCACTCAGATGCAAACAgactgctttttattttgtatcaaACTGTTTGAGGTATACATCCACTCCACACCTTACATCATCAAAAACAGCAGGCAGCAGACACtactggagatggagaggaggttATGGCAGTGTTGAAAAAGTTCATGAGTGACATAAATGTTGAAAATCTCAACACAAAGTGGACTCGTTGGCTGTAACTGTACATGAATCATGGCTTTGTGTTGGTATCTACGGACAGGGAGTCAGTGCAGCCATGAGCAGCTCCATCTTGTACACAAAGTTTCGTCCCTCCATCTTGCTCCAGTGGACCTCTTTGCACGGCCCTCTGAGGTGACTCCACTTGCCCTCCTGGATGACGTCGCTCTTCGGCAGCTCTTTGGTCTGACTGCGGGGGAACTGGACCAGGACTTTGCAGCCGCTCTCCGGGCCGTTACGcactgaaacagacacacacagacagtagtTAGTGACTGAAATCTGCTTCTGTTAATACATGCAAATACATGTattaatacatgaaaatattcattaataCTTTATCATTAACTGCTCAGGCTATTCTTACAGTGCCAGCTAGCATTAAGTTATGAAGCCCATGTGATGCATTCCAGGAGTTCTTTTGTGTTGACATGTGTTTGGTTAATGCTCCCTCAGCTTGTATCAGCCTGTCCATTTGATCTTGAGTTATTTCCCACTTCTCTCAAAATCTCCCCAACCACCAGAGGCTGGGTGTTGCCTCGTTGCATTCAGCCCGACACGTGTTACCAGAGAGAATGATGCCAGAGCTGCTACCATTGATCAGGAGAAAGGGGAAGTTGAGCCCATTAACTCAAAATGGTGTTATATCTGCTGCATTGCTGTCTGATTCTAAGATACCGACATATTTCTTGttgattttctgtcaagtcTACATGTACAcagttatttttgaaaacagggtttaaaaacaaaaacaatttccatTCAGTTGAGTGTTTTAACAGCGTTTAAGAAATAATCTCCACCCATACTAACACACCTGAAAATGCATATCAAATGACCATATACATACACCAAACAGGCATGTGtcagtgtaaacaggaagcacaTTGTATATTCTGTTAGTTTTACTTTAATTCctaaaaacaggacaaaagtTAGGAAGCATGATCACTCAGAATCCTGCTCTATCGtgctatttttattaaaacatcgTCAGCAGccgtttttgtttcttttccattactgtattttcaataaatcaattcAATAAATTATGCTACACACACTAATAAAACTTAATTTAAGTTTCTGCTCATCCAGAcgtaaacacagaaaatgtgacTTTCTGAATATCTACACCTTggaaggagttttccaaaaggtcagtttttttgacagtttttaaaCTCACAGAAAAAACtatgttttaagaaatacctgtATATGTGTGGACATGGCCTCAGATTGAGGAGAACTTCCTGCCTGGTTCTTTACAATATGTATGATCATGTTTTCTTCATCAGTTTACACTATTGTAGCAGCGCTTACAATACCGTATAAAGAGAAGGACAGAATGATAATTTTCACCTCAGAATCAACCTCACCCGTCTTACCTGAGATGGCGTACTCTCCATTGGGAGAGGCGACAGTGACAGCGGAGGCGTTTCCGATGCTCTCCACGGGGCCGAGGCCAACATGGTTACTGAAACTAAGGACATGCCAGCCCATCACTTTGGCCAGCTGCTGGACTGCGTGCACCTGATGCTGCGACATCTGTGATGACAAGATGGACACAAAGAGGCAGGGAAACACaagacttttaaaaagtgacagaaagggttgcaataaaaaaaaagctaaatctGAATAACAGTTAAGGTTATCAGGAAGTTAACTGTGACACCTGTGAGAGGAGGAAGTCCTGCAGTTCCTGTTCCTGGTGCGACAGTGTGACGACTCGTCcatctctgtgcaccactcgGATCTGCTCCACGCCGATGTTCAGCTGCAGCTGAATGGACCTAAATACATAATACACATTAAGACTCATCTAAGAGGGATCATACATGTCAGTCAAGTGGAATGAGACAAACCACGAGTCAGTTAAGAAATACagaatgaggaaataaaaagaaacatagTATTTTATTCCCTGTACTTTGCAGCCATGTAAGACTCCATAAATGCTATTTCTTATATTAAACTAGGattaaagtaaaactgaaagcaaaattaaaaacatataaaatgcTGATGATGCCCTGCAGATACCCACAGCTGCTCAGAAATACATTAGCACTTCCTCTCCTGTATCTCCCATCtcgtttcttcctctctgctctggttcttcctccctccctccctctctcctctcctccacttacTTGCAGATCTGCTCGTAGCCCTGAGAGGTGATGAGCACCTTGACGCTGGACTCATACACATCGTTGATGTTGGACCAGTGAGCCTGGATCTGAGGGTCTTCTATGCGGCTGGCCAGGCTGTCGATGGTCCGCGCCGTCCTGGTgatcacaaaaataaatactgcTGAATAATGAATcaagaggcaaaaaaaaaaaaaaaaacagggatgCACTCAGCATTCAACAGTCAACACTGCTTCAACAAAAGTTCaaaattttgattaatttttgcttagaaatgtattttcctgAGCTCAAACTATGAAGAACAAAGACAAAGTAAGTCACCTCCTGGTCAAAAGTGGTATTACAGATAACGAGGTGCAAGTTAGGGAGTGTCCTATCATGTGGACTGAGTAATATTTGCAGTAAGCAAATACTACCAGTTCACAAGAACTCCAACTATTCCCACTgcaaacaatgacaaaataactCTGGAACGTCCACCTGGATTTACACAGTATTTCTAGTGGTGACATTTACCTACATGGTTGAATGTTTATTGGCTTCAATTATTGTGATACAATTTCATGACCACCATTGGCAG
This is a stretch of genomic DNA from Pagrus major chromosome 2, Pma_NU_1.0. It encodes these proteins:
- the vstm5 gene encoding V-set and transmembrane domain-containing protein 5, with the translated sequence MWHFRLWDVQDVAVFLSIALYMCHLAGAISIHSPQRSLTRSVQEDVFFSVDVNCSGIHTIQWTFMSGVVSRTIGTWQPGVYTNITADYSSRVQPYNNGSMGLSDLRLQDGGYYVITVTDTAGNSKDAGHVLKVNEVLYEDLQYLSVSALALACLVGLLMLAMWLLDKVYRKIVAWRRRKQMPENDATELQPL